A single window of Malus sylvestris chromosome 5, drMalSylv7.2, whole genome shotgun sequence DNA harbors:
- the LOC126622292 gene encoding protein E6-like isoform X3 — protein sequence MAPPPPKFFSLLFLLSLLLFSLQAQARESQFFSKVSSSNNNNVKESELTKTETPKTESPETELPKTESPVFKLEQEQEPTFIPETQNGYGLYGHESVQLPPSTTTNGEPYKYTPNNNNNNLPYTAEAEKQHNTKYPDRYNNHYNPNKNNYYYNGNKFEANPNGLSDTKFAQSSYTTTPSNYQYNNNFEANPNGLSDTRFAQSSYTTTPSNYQNNNNFEANPNGLSDTRFAQSSYTATPNNYQNNNYYNVEKQGMSDTRFLENGKYYYDPRSQSNYNQNQYGNSRVAESKNWYNNRGNYGNGNANQNTYNSMEEYQNEEEFQESEDQFVP from the exons AtggctcctcctcctcccaaattcttctctctcctcttcctcctctctctcctcctcttctcTCTCCAAGCTCAAGCCAGAGAGAGCCAATTCTTTAGCAAAGTTTCCAGTTCTAACAACAACAATGTGAAGGAATCAGAGCTCACAAAAACAGAGACTCCAAAAACAGAGTCTCCAGAAACAGAGCTCCCAAAAACAGAGTCCCCAGTTTTCAAGCTAGAGCAAGAGCAAGAGCCAACTTTCATTCCAGAGACTCAAAACGGATACGGCCTCTACGGTCATGAGTCCGTCCAGCTGCCTCCCTCCACCACAACCAACGGTGAACCCTACAAGTACAcacccaacaacaacaacaacaacctgCCCTATACGGCCGAGGCAGAGAAGCAGCACAATACAAAGTACCCCGACAGATACAACAACCACTACAATCCCAACAAAAACAATTACTACTACAACGGGAACAAGTTCGAGGCCAACCCTAATGGCCTCAGTGACACGAA GTTCGCTCAGAGCAGCTACACTACCACACCCAGCAACTACCAGTACAACAACAACTTTGAGGCCAATCCTAATGGCCTGAGCGACACGAGGTTCGCTCAGAGCAGCTACACTACCACCCCCAGCAACTACCAGAACAACAACAACTTTGAGGCCAATCCTAATGGCCTGAGCGACACGAGGTTCGCTCAAAGCAGCTACACCGCCACCCCAAACAACTACCAGAACAACAACTACTACAATGTTGAGAAGCAGGGAATGAGTGACACCAGGTTTTTGGAGAACGGCAAGTACTACTACGACCCGAGAAGCCAGAGCAACTACAACCAGAACCAGTACGGAAACTCTAGGGTGGCCGAATCAAAAAATTGGTACAACAACAGGGGCAATTACGGCAACGGAAATGCGAACCAGAACACCTATAACTCCATGGAAGAGTACCAGAATGAGGAGGAGTTCCAAGAGAGTGAAGATCAGTTCGTGCCATGA
- the LOC126622292 gene encoding protein E6-like isoform X2, with translation MAPPPPKFFSLLFLLSLLLFSLQAQARESQFFSKVSSSNNNNVKESELTKTETPKTESPETELPKTESPVFKLEQEQEPTFIPETQNGYGLYGHESVQLPPSTTTNGEPYKYTPNNNNNNLPYTAEAEKQHNTKYPDRYNNHYNPNKNNYYYNGNKFEANPNGLSDTKFAESSYTTTTATPNNYQSNNNFEANPNGLSNTRFAQSSYTTTPSNYQNNNNFEANPNGLSDTRFAQSSYTATPNNYQNNNYYNVEKQGMSDTRFLENGKYYYDPRSQSNYNQNQYGNSRVAESKNWYNNRGNYGNGNANQNTYNSMEEYQNEEEFQESEDQFVP, from the exons AtggctcctcctcctcccaaattcttctctctcctcttcctcctctctctcctcctcttctcTCTCCAAGCTCAAGCCAGAGAGAGCCAATTCTTTAGCAAAGTTTCCAGTTCTAACAACAACAATGTGAAGGAATCAGAGCTCACAAAAACAGAGACTCCAAAAACAGAGTCTCCAGAAACAGAGCTCCCAAAAACAGAGTCCCCAGTTTTCAAGCTAGAGCAAGAGCAAGAGCCAACTTTCATTCCAGAGACTCAAAACGGATACGGCCTCTACGGTCATGAGTCCGTCCAGCTGCCTCCCTCCACCACAACCAACGGTGAACCCTACAAGTACAcacccaacaacaacaacaacaacctgCCCTATACGGCCGAGGCAGAGAAGCAGCACAATACAAAGTACCCCGACAGATACAACAACCACTACAATCCCAACAAAAACAATTACTACTACAACGGGAACAAGTTCGAGGCCAACCCTAATGGCCTCAGTGACACGAAGTTTGCTGAGAGCAGCTATACCACCACCACTGCCACCCCCAACAACTACCAGAGCAACAACAACTTTGAGGCCAATCCTAATGGCCTGAGCAACACGAG GTTCGCTCAGAGCAGCTACACTACCACCCCCAGCAACTACCAGAACAACAACAACTTTGAGGCCAATCCTAATGGCCTGAGCGACACGAGGTTCGCTCAAAGCAGCTACACCGCCACCCCAAACAACTACCAGAACAACAACTACTACAATGTTGAGAAGCAGGGAATGAGTGACACCAGGTTTTTGGAGAACGGCAAGTACTACTACGACCCGAGAAGCCAGAGCAACTACAACCAGAACCAGTACGGAAACTCTAGGGTGGCCGAATCAAAAAATTGGTACAACAACAGGGGCAATTACGGCAACGGAAATGCGAACCAGAACACCTATAACTCCATGGAAGAGTACCAGAATGAGGAGGAGTTCCAAGAGAGTGAAGATCAGTTCGTGCCATGA
- the LOC126622292 gene encoding protein E6-like isoform X4, with the protein MAPPPPKFFSLLFLLSLLLFSLQAQARESQFFSKVSSSNNNNVKESELTKTETPKTESPETELPKTESPVFKLEQEQEPTFIPETQNGYGLYGHESVQLPPSTTTNGEPYKYTPNNNNNNLPYTAEAEKQHNTKYPDRYNNHYNPNKNNYYYNGNKFEANPNGLSDTKFAQSSYTTTPSNYQNNNNFEANPNGLSDTRFAQSSYTATPNNYQNNNYYNVEKQGMSDTRFLENGKYYYDPRSQSNYNQNQYGNSRVAESKNWYNNRGNYGNGNANQNTYNSMEEYQNEEEFQESEDQFVP; encoded by the exons AtggctcctcctcctcccaaattcttctctctcctcttcctcctctctctcctcctcttctcTCTCCAAGCTCAAGCCAGAGAGAGCCAATTCTTTAGCAAAGTTTCCAGTTCTAACAACAACAATGTGAAGGAATCAGAGCTCACAAAAACAGAGACTCCAAAAACAGAGTCTCCAGAAACAGAGCTCCCAAAAACAGAGTCCCCAGTTTTCAAGCTAGAGCAAGAGCAAGAGCCAACTTTCATTCCAGAGACTCAAAACGGATACGGCCTCTACGGTCATGAGTCCGTCCAGCTGCCTCCCTCCACCACAACCAACGGTGAACCCTACAAGTACAcacccaacaacaacaacaacaacctgCCCTATACGGCCGAGGCAGAGAAGCAGCACAATACAAAGTACCCCGACAGATACAACAACCACTACAATCCCAACAAAAACAATTACTACTACAACGGGAACAAGTTCGAGGCCAACCCTAATGGCCTCAGTGACACGAA GTTCGCTCAGAGCAGCTACACTACCACCCCCAGCAACTACCAGAACAACAACAACTTTGAGGCCAATCCTAATGGCCTGAGCGACACGAGGTTCGCTCAAAGCAGCTACACCGCCACCCCAAACAACTACCAGAACAACAACTACTACAATGTTGAGAAGCAGGGAATGAGTGACACCAGGTTTTTGGAGAACGGCAAGTACTACTACGACCCGAGAAGCCAGAGCAACTACAACCAGAACCAGTACGGAAACTCTAGGGTGGCCGAATCAAAAAATTGGTACAACAACAGGGGCAATTACGGCAACGGAAATGCGAACCAGAACACCTATAACTCCATGGAAGAGTACCAGAATGAGGAGGAGTTCCAAGAGAGTGAAGATCAGTTCGTGCCATGA
- the LOC126622292 gene encoding protein E6-like isoform X1, translating into MAPPPPKFFSLLFLLSLLLFSLQAQARESQFFSKVSSSNNNNVKESELTKTETPKTESPETELPKTESPVFKLEQEQEPTFIPETQNGYGLYGHESVQLPPSTTTNGEPYKYTPNNNNNNLPYTAEAEKQHNTKYPDRYNNHYNPNKNNYYYNGNKFEANPNGLSDTKFAESSYTTTTATPNNYQSNNNFEANPNGLSNTRFAQSSYTTTPSNYQYNNNFEANPNGLSDTRFAQSSYTTTPSNYQNNNNFEANPNGLSDTRFAQSSYTATPNNYQNNNYYNVEKQGMSDTRFLENGKYYYDPRSQSNYNQNQYGNSRVAESKNWYNNRGNYGNGNANQNTYNSMEEYQNEEEFQESEDQFVP; encoded by the coding sequence AtggctcctcctcctcccaaattcttctctctcctcttcctcctctctctcctcctcttctcTCTCCAAGCTCAAGCCAGAGAGAGCCAATTCTTTAGCAAAGTTTCCAGTTCTAACAACAACAATGTGAAGGAATCAGAGCTCACAAAAACAGAGACTCCAAAAACAGAGTCTCCAGAAACAGAGCTCCCAAAAACAGAGTCCCCAGTTTTCAAGCTAGAGCAAGAGCAAGAGCCAACTTTCATTCCAGAGACTCAAAACGGATACGGCCTCTACGGTCATGAGTCCGTCCAGCTGCCTCCCTCCACCACAACCAACGGTGAACCCTACAAGTACAcacccaacaacaacaacaacaacctgCCCTATACGGCCGAGGCAGAGAAGCAGCACAATACAAAGTACCCCGACAGATACAACAACCACTACAATCCCAACAAAAACAATTACTACTACAACGGGAACAAGTTCGAGGCCAACCCTAATGGCCTCAGTGACACGAAGTTTGCTGAGAGCAGCTATACCACCACCACTGCCACCCCCAACAACTACCAGAGCAACAACAACTTTGAGGCCAATCCTAATGGCCTGAGCAACACGAGGTTCGCTCAGAGCAGCTACACTACCACACCCAGCAACTACCAGTACAACAACAACTTTGAGGCCAATCCTAATGGCCTGAGCGACACGAGGTTCGCTCAGAGCAGCTACACTACCACCCCCAGCAACTACCAGAACAACAACAACTTTGAGGCCAATCCTAATGGCCTGAGCGACACGAGGTTCGCTCAAAGCAGCTACACCGCCACCCCAAACAACTACCAGAACAACAACTACTACAATGTTGAGAAGCAGGGAATGAGTGACACCAGGTTTTTGGAGAACGGCAAGTACTACTACGACCCGAGAAGCCAGAGCAACTACAACCAGAACCAGTACGGAAACTCTAGGGTGGCCGAATCAAAAAATTGGTACAACAACAGGGGCAATTACGGCAACGGAAATGCGAACCAGAACACCTATAACTCCATGGAAGAGTACCAGAATGAGGAGGAGTTCCAAGAGAGTGAAGATCAGTTCGTGCCATGA